The following are encoded in a window of Panicum virgatum strain AP13 chromosome 5N, P.virgatum_v5, whole genome shotgun sequence genomic DNA:
- the LOC120672109 gene encoding U-box domain-containing protein 4-like codes for MESPEACSSGEASPVAAAERPSEAAALRALVDRVRAGEVDAAREVRRLTRASARHRCKLAAAVEPLVAMLRAAAPGAGEAALLALLNLAVRDERNKTKIVDAGALEPLIGYLQSSDLNLQEYATAALLTLSASSTNKPIISASGAIPLLVKVLKEGNPQAKNDAVMALYNLSTITDNLQAILAVQPIPPLIELLKGGKRSSKTADKCCALLESLLAFDQCRVALTSEEGGVLTIVEVLEEGSLQGREHAVGALLTMCESDRSKYRDLILNEGAIPGLLELTVHGTPKSRMKAHVLLDLLRNPPYSRSRLQPDTLENIVTNIASQIDGEDRGGKAKKMLAEMVKVSMEQSLRHLQRRASFA; via the exons ATGGAGTCGCCGGAGGCGTGCTCGTCCGGGGAGGCGTCTcccgtcgcggcggcggagcggccgtcCGAGGCGGCCGCGCTGCGGGCGCTCGTCGACCGGGTGCGCGCCGGGGAGGTGGACGCGGCGCGCGAGGTGCGCCGCCTCACCAGGGCCTCCGCCAGGCACCGCTGCAAGCTGGCCGCCGCGGTCGAGCCGCTCGTCGCcatgctccgcgccgccgcgcccggggccggggaggccgcgctcctcgcgctgctcaacctcgcCGTCAGGGACGAGAG GAATAAAACCAAGATAGTGGATGCTGGAGCACTTGAGCCCCTGATTGGTTATTTGCAATCAAGTGATCTGAATTTGCAGGAGTATGCAACTGCTGCTCTTCTTACACTTTCCGCCTCATCCACCAATAAGCCTATCATAAGTGCTTCAGGAGCAATTCCTCTACTTGTGAAAGTCCTTAAAGAAGGGAATCCACAAGCCAAGAATGATGCTGTGATGGCTCTGTACAACCTCTCCACAATCACAGACAACCTTCAAGCCATCCTTGCTGTCCAACCGATTCCCCCTTTGATAGAGCTGCTGAAGGGTGGCAAGAGGTCCTCCAAAACTGCCGACAAATGCTGTGCTCTTCTGGAGTCATTGCTTGCATTTGACCAATGTCGTGTGGCCTTGACATCCGAGGAAGGCGGAGTGCTGACCATTGTGGAGGTACTTGAGGAAGGCTCCCTTCAAGGCAGAGAGCATGCTGTTGGAGCGCTCCTAACAATGTGCGAGAGTGACCGCAGCAAATACAGAGACCTCATTCTAAATGAGGGGGCGATTCCTGGTCTTCTTGAGCTCACAGTACACGGCACACCCAAGTCTCGAATGAAAGCCCATGTTCTACTTGACTTGCTGCGGAATCCCCCGTATTCAAGATCAAGGCTGCAGCCAGACACGCTCGAGAACATAGTGACCAACATTGCCTCCCAAATAGACGGTGAAGACCGTGGTGGCAAGGCAAAGAAGATGCTTGCTGAGATGGTGAAGGTCAGCATGGAGCAGAGCCTGAGGCATTTGCAGCGCCGGGCTTCCTTCGCTTGA
- the LOC120672110 gene encoding aquaporin NIP4-1-like, producing MVEGVASFLLVFWSAVAALMQEMHGALSFPMVCLVVALTVGFVLWWLGPAHFNPAVTATFAAFGYLPWANLPFYVAVQLAGSVLACLAVNGVMRPREEHFYGTAPMAGHTRLPFLMELLASAVLMVVIATASSSRGSNQTVGGLAIDAAVGTLGLVIGPVSGGSMNPIRTLGPAIVFGRYTSVWIYLVAPLAGMLLGALCSRAVRNADAILAFLCGGGGARAAAARKNGRRVPVLTPHAIGAVASQQF from the exons ATGGTGGAGGGGGTGGCGTCGTTCCTGCTGGTGTTCTGGtcggccgtggcggcgctgATGCAGGAGATGCACGGCGCGCTGTCGTTCCCCATGGTGTGCCTCGTCGTGGCGCTCACCGTCGGGTTCGTGCTCTGGTGGCTCGGCCCCGCGCACTTCAACCCCGCCGTCACCGCCACCTTCGCCGCCTTCGGCTACCTCCCCTGGGCCAAT CTGCCGTTCTACGTGGCGGTCCAGCTCGCCGGCTCCGTGCTGGCCTGCCTGGCGGTGAACGGCGTCATGCGGCCGCGGGAGGAGCACTTCTACGGGACGGCCCcgatggccggccacacccgaCTGCCGTTCCTGATGGagctcctcgcctccgccgTGCTCATGGTCGTCATCGCCACCGCTTCCAGTTCCAGAGGCTCT AACCAGACGGTAGGTGGGCTGGCCATCGACGCCGCCGTCGGCACCCTGGGCCTCGTCATCGGGCCGGTCTCCGGGGGGTCGATGAACCCGATCAGGACCCTGGGCCCGGCCATCGTCTTCGGCAGGTACACCTCCGTCTGGATCTACCTCGTCGCGCCCCTCGCCGGCATGCTGCTCGGCGCGCTCTGCAGCCGGGCCGTCAGGAACGCCGACGCCATCCTCGCCTTcctctgtggcggcggcggggcgagagcagcggcggcgcgcaaaAACGGCAGGAGGGTGCCGGTGCTCACGCCGCACGCCATTGGGGCAGTCGCGTCGCAGCAGTTCTAA
- the LOC120672111 gene encoding vegetative cell wall protein gp1-like: MPTTPAAATPAPPLPAPAPRFPQARTAALPGPDPGRSPPSSPPAVPVRTRPCHTRPLSRAAGCGWARTRHRHTRSPSAPTTPALHASTASKICMPPASPSLDLRSRPASPAAVAAVGDGWWVHDGLTLNFENEKHLAENGRLLQLQIADFHMEYREVVLQLQKGEVASFWMEAVASSL, from the exons ATGCCGACcacacccgccgccgccacccctgcgccgcctctCCCCGCTCCCGCTCCACGCTTCCCCCAGGCGCGGACCGCGGCTCTGCCGGGTCCAGATCCGGGCCGCAGCCCTCCCTCGTCGCCTCCCGCGGTGCCGGTCCGCACCCGCCCCTGCCACACCCGGCCTctcagccgcgccgccggctgtGGGTGGGCTCGCACCCGCCATCGTCACACCCGGTCTCCGAGCGCTCCAACCACCCCCGCGCTTCATGCCTCTACGGCCTCCAAGATCTGCATGCCTCCGGCCTCCCCCTCGCTCGACCTCCGATCGCGTCCGGCCTCccccgctgccgtcgccgcGGTGGGGGACGGCTGGTGGGTCCACGACGGCTTGACGCTG AATTTTGAAAACGAGAAGCACCTAGCAGAGAATGGGAGATTGCTTCAATTACAGATTGCAGACTTCCATATGGAGTACAGGGAGGTGGTTCTTCAATTGCAAAAAGGAGAAGTGGCATCCTTTTGGATGGAAGCTGTGGCCTCTTCTCTCTGA
- the LOC120672108 gene encoding uncharacterized protein LOC120672108 has translation MTLLAAITSSAAGAGAGAGAHPLVLTPGAAPPPPPPPTASALPTPIPPSAWSLAPADPALAKAASFLASSLTSCSSLPRLRTLLASFAAALAQSLSLPPPPPALPAAIRALAPYFPAAVASLVASKAASLGEYDVLFALAESGRLPHPPADLISTLSDNDRADLVCSVLRQAADLRSSEILAALRFFLSPGTNKAYDAMMRVKGRWKDAAVLAVQKCREKGPGKTKQVDAAARQAALLLMMGHDGFSSPEVCLHYLFASGNVDSVVLGAAVAELDGGEVVRLMRYLNKWIGKYRRFPEAQACPEAVGMLGLEQCDSVPSFGAVARALGVLLDNHFSHLVLSSEVREELMAAKVMVRELAVEAESSGPILDLLRRLQQDK, from the coding sequence atgaccctcctcgccgccatcaccagctccgccgccggcgcgggcgcgggcgcgggcgcccaCCCGCTCGTGCTTACAccgggcgccgcgccgccgccgccgccgccgccgaccgcctcaGCGCTCCCGACCCCGATCCCGCCCTCCGCCTGGTCGCTCGCCCCCGCCGACCCGGCCCTTGCCAAGGCCGCCTCCTTCCTCGCGTCCTCCCTCacctcctgctcctccctccCGCGCCTCCGCACCCTGCTCGCCTCattcgccgccgccctggcccaatccctctccctcccgccgccgccgcccgccctccccgccgccatcCGCGCCCTCGCCCCCTacttccccgccgccgtcgcttccCTCGTCGCCTCCAAGGCGGCGAGCCTCGGCGAGTACGACGTCCTCTTCGCGCTCGCGGAGTCCGGCCGCCTCCCGCACCCGCCGGCGGACCTCATCTCCACTCTGTCTGACAACGACCGCGCCGACCTCGTCTGCTCCGTGCTCCGCCAGGCCGCCGACCTCCGCTCCTCCGAGAtcctcgccgcgctccgctTCTTCCTCTCGCCGGGCACCAATAAGGCCTACGACGCCATGATGCGCGTCAAGGGCCGGTGGAAGGATGCCGCGGTGCTCGCGGTCCAGAAATGCCGGGAGAAGGGCCCCGGGAAGACGAAGCAGGTCGACGCTGCGGCAAGGCAGGCGGCGCTGCTTCTCATGATGGGGCACGACGGGTTCTCCTCCCCGGAGGTGTGCCTGCACTACCTGTTCGCGTCGGGGAATGTGGATTCCGTGGTGCTTGGAGCAGCTGTGGCCGAGCTTGATGGTGGGGAGGTGGTCAGGCTCATGAGGTACCTCAACAAGTGGATTGGCAAGTACCGGAGGTTCCCAGAGGCACAGGCATGCCCTGAGGCTGTGGGTATGCTCGGATTGGAGCAGTGTGACAGCGTTCCGTCATTTGGAGCAGTGGCCAGGGCACTGGGAGTGTTGCTGGATAATCATTTCTCGCACCTTGTGTTGAGCAGTGAAGTGCGAGAGGAGTTGATGGCTGCCAAGGTGATGGTGAGGGAGCTAGCTGTGGAAGCGGAGTCATCTGGACCAATTCTGGACTTGCTGCGTAGGTTGCAGCAGGATAAGTGA